GTGGCCGCCTGGCGGCTCTGAGCGCCGTCGGCCGCGCCTCGCGGGCGGACGCCCGCCCGTCGGCCGCGGGGTGCCGGTGTCCGTTCTCAACCCGTCGGCGGGACGGCGCGATCCGGCCGATTCCCGACGGTGGCGGGGCCGGCCGGCACGACGACCGCGGCCAGGAGCAGCTCGGGGGCGGCCGCCCAGCGTCCCTCGTAGACGAGGGGTGCGGGCGGCTCCTCCCCCGTCCCTTCCACGATCCGGGCGCGGAAGGTCCCGCCGACCGGATCGAACGTGACGGAGGCGTCCCGGAAGCCCAGCCGGCGCCGCAGCATGGGGAACCACGCCTTGTAGACGGCCTCCTTGGCGCAGAACAGCATGCGGTCCCAGTGCACGTGGGGGAAGTCCGCGGCAAGGGCGGCCAGCCGGTCCCGCTCCTCGGGGAGGGTGACGGCCCCGAGCGTCCGCCCGGGCAGCGGCGCGTGGGGTTCGGCGTCGATGCCGACGGCCCGCACACGGTCGCCTCGCGCGACGGCCGCCGCCCGGTACCCGGCGCTGTGCGTCATGCTGCCGACCACTCCGTCCGGCCACACCGGCGCCCCGCGTTCGCCGGGCAGCACCGGGGCGGGCGGTACGCCGATGTCCGCGAGAGCCCGTCGGGCGCAGTGCCGGACGGTCGTGAACTCCCGGCGGCGCCCTGCGTGGCGCGCTGCCCCGAGTACTTCCAATTCCTCGGGGAAAAGCGTGGATTCCGGTACGTCGGCAAAGCTCTCGGCACATGCCACGGCGGCCGGAAGGATCAGTTCGAGCACTTCAGGACCCTAGCGACCGGAACCGTTC
This DNA window, taken from Streptomyces sp. TN58, encodes the following:
- a CDS encoding 4'-phosphopantetheinyl transferase family protein; amino-acid sequence: MLELILPAAVACAESFADVPESTLFPEELEVLGAARHAGRRREFTTVRHCARRALADIGVPPAPVLPGERGAPVWPDGVVGSMTHSAGYRAAAVARGDRVRAVGIDAEPHAPLPGRTLGAVTLPEERDRLAALAADFPHVHWDRMLFCAKEAVYKAWFPMLRRRLGFRDASVTFDPVGGTFRARIVEGTGEEPPAPLVYEGRWAAAPELLLAAVVVPAGPATVGNRPDRAVPPTG